TGTAAGTTATTATTGTGGATTCATTCCACAGTTTCCATCCCCTGCTAACCCTATCCTTCGTCCGCTTTTACCCTCTGTGTGGCTGCTGTTTGGAATTCTGTTTCTAAATCTCGTTGTCTTGCTACCCCTGTCTCTCTCACCTTGAAAACCCTACTTCACCGCCCTGAGCAATCTTCTCTCTTACTTCCTGCTCATCATtcactgcttccctctccacagggcCTTTTTGGACATTTTGCTGTGCCATTTAAATGGAGGTGCAATGGTTCGGGCATGTCTCAAGAATGGAAACATCTTTCATGGCCCCGCACCTGGAGGGATGCGGAACAGGAAGCTGAGGAAGACCAAGAATGCCCAAGATAGACAATGTCCAGAGGGACTTACCACAAAAGAGCTATAGGTGACTGAAGCAGCCAGATTAGTAAAGAATCAACAAGAGTGGAGTGAATACATTTGGCCTCATCATCAGTGCTGAGCTGCTGGAAAGGAATTTAATAATAGTCGTATATAAATGCTGTTTATCTCAGAAAAAAACTGATTACTGACaaactttctttttctttctcagcagCTCATGCAGTTTTTAAGAGACTCCTCTCAAAGAAAAGAAACGTGACACTGGGGAAAGATGGCAGACAATGCATCCTATGAGTGCCCAGAGAAACCCTGGGATGGTGAGATGAACCTGTATGCAGTTGTCTACGGAATAATTGTCATTCCTGGCTTCTTTGGCAATAGCGTGGCCTTGTGGGTTTTAGTTGGAAACATCAAAAGGGAGAAAAAGGCAGTAATATTCATGACAAACTTAGCCATCGCTGACTTGGCACATGTATTATCCTTACCCCTGAGAATCTTTTACTACATAACTCATAGCTGGCCATTTGGAAAATTCATGTGCTTGTTCTGTTTCTACCTAAAGTTTCTCAATATGTACGCGAGCATCCTGTTTTTAGTTTGCATCAGCGTCCAGCGCTGTATATTCCTTATCCACCCCTTCAAATACAGTAGCTGGAGACGCAGGTACGATGTGGGCCTGAGTATGATTGGATGGGTTGTCGTCATCGCCATGTGCCTGCCATTCCCCATCATGCGGAACACAGGCACATTCAACAGCTCGCTATGTTTTGCGGATCTCCCCATGAAGGAAATTGACCTGAGTTCTTCCATAGTTATGCTCACAGCAGCAGAGCTCCTGGGCTTTGTGGGgcccatcatcatcatcattaccTGTACCTGGAAAACAAGACAGTCATTACAGGAGAACAGCACGGTGTCCAACAACCAAGGCGGAAAAAGGGCTTTAAAGCTGCTTTTGACATGTACGACTGTATTCCTAGTTTGCTTCGCCCCCTATCACATATTCTTCCTACTGAACCAACTGAGACAGTTACGCTTAATTGCGGACTGTGCTGTGCGGAAGAATATCCAGATCCTGCATTCAGTGACATTGTGTTTGGCCAGCATGAACGCCTGCTTCGACCCCTTCATTTACTATTTTGTTACTGCTGAGTTTAGAGAACAGCTGTCACGGACAGGAAGCTTCCTTGTGCGGAGTCGCCACTTGAGCAGAGAAAGCACCACGAGTCGGTAATCTCTGCCAGGTTCAGATGCTTCAGAGGGACAGACTGGGATTTGTCCATTCCACTGCTCTCTCTCATG
This Heterodontus francisci isolate sHetFra1 chromosome 15, sHetFra1.hap1, whole genome shotgun sequence DNA region includes the following protein-coding sequences:
- the p2ry10 gene encoding putative P2Y purinoceptor 10, whose protein sequence is MADNASYECPEKPWDGEMNLYAVVYGIIVIPGFFGNSVALWVLVGNIKREKKAVIFMTNLAIADLAHVLSLPLRIFYYITHSWPFGKFMCLFCFYLKFLNMYASILFLVCISVQRCIFLIHPFKYSSWRRRYDVGLSMIGWVVVIAMCLPFPIMRNTGTFNSSLCFADLPMKEIDLSSSIVMLTAAELLGFVGPIIIIITCTWKTRQSLQENSTVSNNQGGKRALKLLLTCTTVFLVCFAPYHIFFLLNQLRQLRLIADCAVRKNIQILHSVTLCLASMNACFDPFIYYFVTAEFREQLSRTGSFLVRSRHLSRESTTSR